atttttttaattcttataatGCTCAACccaaaatattatgtttattttgtGTGATTTTGAAGCATTATAAATAACTgttcaaaaattagtttatacTATTTGGATATTTAAGTTCTCAAATATAGTCATAAATTTTGTTTGCTTCTCTATTAACCAAGATGATCCGCCCAATCTACTATGCGTGATCCAATACTAAATCGTAATATGATGTTTGAATTTAACATGAAGAAAATCTTAAATGAAAACTTCTCAATGAGAAAAGGTAAAATTTATGGAACATCACCATACTATTCCGTATTCCATGgagattattaaattaaattttaataaatttaggaattaaaataaaactgtGTTATTAGAGTTGTTATTTAATGGTTTAGacttaaaacaaaattcatagtattttttattactatagaAATTTCAGGTCTTAAAATTATAATCGCTAAGAAATATGAAATCAATCATTGAAAATgttgatttaaaatataatatttcgtACTGAAATGGTCTGAATTcgggtaaaaaataaatttgtgtaCATTATTATTATGCCATAGATCGTATGCTGTATTTTAATTCTATTAGCCAATTTGAAACCGTTGGCGAACTGCGAGTTTAATCTGCAAATATAAGCCTAATGGCTAATGGGTTATAAACATATAAGGAATGGGGCCAGTAATGAATCTCAGCCGTTGGGTTACTCTCCTGGTCGAGCGAGAGCTACAAGCTATCGCCGTAATAGTTAGTTTTAGTCAGTTGCTTCATCGTCATAATTTGCTACAATCCATGTTGATGCATAACATAAATACACAAAAGGCTTGTTAAAACACTGTTAAATACATAATCGCGGGGTAGCTTCAGTAAATTACATTGGTTTTTTAAATACCACCTCTTTCTGGTTTGAGAAATGGTCATCAATTGGCCAACTGATTGAGCTAACAGGAGTAAGAATGTAAGAGGGTGTATGGATCTTGGTATTCCTATAAACTCTACGGTGGAGAAAGCTATTCAGATGTATCGAGCGAGAAGGCATCGTGTTCACCCTCTTAGGCAGGTTGATCGCGAGATTATGGCTCTCAAAAATAAAGGTCTCAACCAGCTAGATGATATATGCCTTTGGAAGAGGGAGAATGGGGAGTTTAAAACATATTTCAGAACATCTCATACTTGGAATCTTGTAAGAAGCTCATCTCCAAAGGTGTCTTGGGTAAAAGGAGTGTGGTTCACTGAAGCTACCCCGCGATTTTCTTTCTTAGTTTGGCTTGCTATTCATGATAGACTAGCAACAGGAGATAGGATTCTTAGGTGGAATCCACAAGCCGTTTCTACATGCTGGTTGTGTAACACGGAAGTTGAGACTCGTGATCACCTATTTTTTGAGTACTCTTTTTCCAAGGAAGTCTGGATTGGAACCATTAAACAATTGGTAGGGTGTGGAGAAGTGTATAAATGGGATAGAGTGCTTCGGATTGTTGAGAAGGATCTACATAAGTGGAGTTCGACTGTGTTACTGTGTTATTGCTTTCAGGACGTGGCTTATGCGTTATGGCATGAGAGGGATGTGAGAAGAGTGGGAGAGGCATCGCAGCCAGCTACCTGTCTGATCGCAAGGCTTGATAAGCTCATTAGAAACAGAATATCTTCATTGAGAAGGAGGGTAGGAGGTAAATATGAGAAGATGATGGAAGATTGGTTTAACAGAGGCTAGTATAGCTTGAGAGATATAGAAGCATATTTTCTTTCGGTTTGCACTTCATCTATTTAAATATGGTAGCAGATAAAACTCTGTACagaggtttttttttatttgaataaatttaaaaatttttcaaaaaaaaaaaaacacttttgaGATTATCTTCCGACTTAAATGTCGAATGCTTAGATATCaagatattttctaaagaaGCTAACATAAAATTCTCCAATGTCTTTTACAAGTCCACATAGTCATGAGACCCCATGGACCTATCTTGTTAAGGAAATTTTAagaattattttcttgatactgtaataataaaatttaatgttatataATTAATCAGCCGTTTAAACCCAAATTCGTTTGATTTTCTCAGTGGATCCATTTTTAACCAATTTGGTTAAGATCAAAACGTTGTAAATGGTTTTGGTTTTCTAAGTGACTAGACAGTCGACTTGACTTAGAACAGAGCAAGGTAAGTTTTGCAAGCATGTCTAAAAGATTATGGtagttaatatttaattttcaagaATGCTAGTGATTTAAAGGTGACCAAAACcataaataaacaatttatttgGATATATACACATGATACATTCATATAACTAAAACACCACACGACCGATCAATGTAATGAGCGTCCGTTTCTATCATcattatttatatacaaaagcAATGTGGACCACGTACGTATAACGTACCAAAAAGAGCGTCATCACTCCTCTTTTGCCTTTCTTGTTGGACCGATATGCgaataataagaagaaaagtgatatacatatacataaacATGCATGCGTCAGGGAGAAATCGTTTTCATGAGATTcacatatataaactataatatatataaggttCTTAATTAAGATATATATCGAACATCGCGATCAGTCGTCGGATTCTTTAGGTGAATCCGAGATTATCTTCTGGATCATCTGGTTTGTCTCTTCCTCCGACATTTGCTCTTGTTTGCTTTGCCTCTCCTCATACGCCTTGAAGAATTCCTTGTTCTCTTTCTCCAGCTCCTTCCAAACTGTAAAAggaattttttctttctttttttttatgatggGAAACagatttattattaaactattgCACAAAACCAATTCGAATATAAATAGGTTACAAACTTACAAGTACAAActagttttttattttgtatatatataaattttagctTTTATGTTAAAGACAGTCTATCGCTAATCGTTAGATTATGCACGACCACTTATAGTATGCATACAAAACATCCGAAGATCAATTTGACACGGAAAAACATATATTGCAATTCTACATAATGGAATAGTTAATATGTggatatgtttataatttatacatacatatatatatatatatacacatacataGACATATAATCCCGTTAAGGAGTTCATGCGTATATGTAAATGTGTCATCTGTGTCTATAGAGTATAATTAAGAAATGGAGAGAGAAATAaatacgagagagagagagagaagaaaaccaGTAGAGGTGATGACAGGAGTGATGTTTGCATGCTTAGACAGAGCTTCCACACACTCTTCTTTGCTCATGTGGAAGATCAAACATTTTTCAATCATGTGCTGCACCtatacatatataaacacaTAAGGTACTGAGgaataaataaaagagaaaaaaaatcactcATCGCATGAACGAAGAagagtatatatatgtaattcttgaatcatataaacatattaccATGTGAAtgtaagaagcagaagaagaaccAGCCATTAGTAATAGAAACCCTAGAATCAACACTAAAACTCAAAATATGGCCTTCTCCAAAAGCCACTTGTGGAGATAAAGACACTCATATATAGAAAAGAAGATCAggcaggaaaaaaaaagaagaagaagaagacaaaagagtgAATAGTTGAAAGATGATATGCATGCATGGGCCAGACGCCCCACGTGGGAGATTGATCATAATTGGCTGGGAAAGGATTAGAAGAGATTTGTAAAAtcactctttctctcttctcccttcgttttttttttcatttacatcACAGGCTTTATCCACGTGATCCATGGCCCTCTCTCTATACTACTTtttgcaacaacaaaaaatctaTAGTTTTTCATTGTTCATgcttaaatttatattttctctaACTGCATGATTTCACTGAAGAAGAAATTAAGAAAACATGCAATTTGAAAGTaatggtaaataaataaatgactTGAGCAATAGTAGTTAATCGTGTTCTAAACGATAGTACAAAATATAACTTAAGTCTTGACACTTTATGTTATCAACATAAAAGGTCTTAACACTTTTCTTAACGAAGGCTTTCATCAAGAAAGAAAATAGTGTTGTAAGATTATAATGCATAGCTACAGTGAGTACTATACCATTGTGCGTTCGACTTCCATTTGATAGCTGGTAGCTAATAAGAGGAGGAATCAAACTCGATGAACCGGGCAAATATGGTCTTATATATTGACTGtttacacacatatatatagtgttatCACATCTAACATCAACCAAATATCGTTTTGAACAAATGTAAtctgagttaaaaaaaaaactaatgtaaTCTCATTTTTTGCTCTATATAGAACATTTTCTTATATACCTCTATTAGATGCAGCAAATTTTATTAGTATCATATAACATCAACCATATATCGTTTTAAACTAATGTAATCTCATTTTCTGCTCTATACCTCTCAGTTTTGTAGACGTCTTAACAATATGTCCAGTTTCTAGTTTCAACATGTTTCATGGATTAGTTTGTAAGATCTACTACTATCATTACTATTCATAATCTAACCATCTATAtaattgacttttttttttttgtcactgggTTATAGTCAAAAATATCAATTGGGTTAGTCCTATAGACCACCATGACATGTACTGTACGTTACAGATGATGAAAAgcaatttttttcctttttttacgagaaaaaaaaaagaaaaaagcaaaGTGATCATCAATAGTTTTTTTGGTTTGGGTAAGGGGACGCGGGAGATTTAAGTTTTTGATTCGAGACCAATGGGCTGTTGACATGTCACCCATAACAATCTACATTGAGATCAAATAATCGCAAATGGCAGAACAAGCTGAGTGACATGGCGAAAATGGACATAACAAAGAGAATCTAACAAAGGTTACGTAAAAAAGTCACAGACAAACACATCGAAGCGGTGTTTTTGTCGAAATCTAAGGTTTCAGAAGAATCCATCAAATTCAgtcatttaatttaactataCATATATTCCTCATCATGTGGACCTCTCAATTTGAGTCCTGAAACAGCAACTATTCTCTCGAATCAAATTCAAAACCCTATTCATCACTTTCTCTCTCATTCCCTCTCGTTAACAAGATTACAAACAAGACGCCTATTCTCTCTCATCCACTTATTCATTTTACCTAGATACTTCCTTATCCGGCTTTTGATATCATTTTCACTGAATCCGTATGAATGAACTAAAAAATTCACTAATAAATAGCTAAATATTTTGTTAGGGTAGGCTTGAACCCTGTAAAAAACTGAATATAACCCCATATAAAACCCATAGGACACCTGAAACCGGATAAGTAAACCCGATAGGATTATCTGTAAACCAAGACCCGCCCGAACTAGAGccatgaattttgaaaatttaaaatacaagttttgagttttaaatttcaaaat
The nucleotide sequence above comes from Brassica napus cultivar Da-Ae chromosome A9, Da-Ae, whole genome shotgun sequence. Encoded proteins:
- the LOC106413723 gene encoding uncharacterized protein LOC106413723 encodes the protein MAGSSSASYIHMVQHMIEKCLIFHMSKEECVEALSKHANITPVITSTVWKELEKENKEFFKAYEERQSKQEQMSEEETNQMIQKIISDSPKESDD
- the LOC125578189 gene encoding uncharacterized protein LOC125578189 gives rise to the protein MDLGIPINSTVEKAIQMYRARRHRVHPLRQVDREIMALKNKGLNQLDDICLWKRENGEFKTYFRTSHTWNLVRSSSPKVSWVKGVWFTEATPRFSFLVWLAIHDRLATGDRILRWNPQAVSTCWLCNTEVETRDHLFFEYSFSKEVWIGTIKQLDVAYALWHERDVRRVGEASQPATCLIARLDKLIRNRISSLRRRVGGKYEKMMEDWFNRG